Proteins co-encoded in one Triplophysa dalaica isolate WHDGS20190420 chromosome 16, ASM1584641v1, whole genome shotgun sequence genomic window:
- the sowahab gene encoding ankyrin repeat domain-containing protein SOWAHA gives MALTEDIILTFLQERGGKVKNSELVNKFKVMINSGDSAEKKDKRDLFKRLVNNVAVVKQVDDVKYVVVKKKYQGLVKGETILDNSLFDLKSPFRSEIQNADILNNNCCTFPTQTVDNESEYASIKWDRSEKREADSVHPEGPSDGTESLTARVLKVTGNVRSGQTGSVFALVAIKSPPEYERSNTHHKTTNEDSLEGQVISERTLKLQATEYHKGAFLYRSTRSKQKELEAQGSPQLQRCNKIARPRNEAKDTDVLPLEPVEHEWLVKSAKGCWSQIYGLLLQNPQMAEKRNFLSGFTILHWAAKSGNGEMVCKVIDVARQSAGGINVNAKSYAGYTPLHIAAIHSHERVLTLLVCQYGANTNVRDNSGKKPYHYLSQDVSFEMRKMLGDPLILRQDTHCHLGGGPNLQDFPKGFNTLSKLFVVGHKKKHRCRQSFHFISDDH, from the coding sequence ATGGCTTTGACTGAAGACATCATCTTAACATTTTTACAGGAGCGCGGGGGCAAAGTGAAGAACTCGGAGCTTGTGAACAAGTTCAAAGTAATGATCAATTCTGGCGATTCCGCGGAAAAGAAAGATAAGAGAGATTTGTTCAAACGACTGGTCAACAACGTCGCCGTGGTGAAACAAGTCGATGATGTGAAGTATGTGGTGGTCAAGAAAAAATATCAAGGACTCGTCAAAGGTGAAACGATCTTGGATAACAGTTTATTTGACTTAAAATCCCCGTTCAGATCCGAAATACAAAACGCGGATATTCTTAATAACAATTGTTGTACCTTTCCCACCCAAACTGTGGATAATGAGAGTGAATATGCATCTATTAAATGGGATCGTTCCGAAAAACGGGAAGCTGATTCAGTCCATCCTGAAGGACCATCTGACGGTACAGAGTCTTTGACAGCAAGAGTCCTTAAAGTGACaggcaatgtcagaagtggccAAACAGGGTCTGTTTTCGCTCTTGTGGCCATAAAATCTCCACCAGAGTATGAAAGGAGTAACACacatcacaaaacaacaaatgaagatTCTTTAGAGGGTCAAGTGATTTCTGAAAGGACCTTGAAACTCCAGGCAACTGAATATCATAAAGGGGCTTTTCTGTACAGGTCTACAAGATCCAAACAAAAAGAGCTTGAAGCACAAGGTTCACCACAATTGCAAAGGTGTAACAAAATAGCCAGACCACGTAATGAAGCTAAAGACACAGATGTACTTCCCCTAGAACCTGTGGAACACGAGTGGCTTGTGAAATCAGCAAAAGGATGCTGGAGTCAGATCTATGGCCTCCTCCTGCAAAATCCCCAGATGGCGGAAAAGAGAAATTTCCTGTCTGGCTTCACAATCCTGCACTGGGCTGCTAAAAGCGGAAACGGTGAAATGGTGTGTAAAGTCATTGACGTTGCAAGACAGAGTGCTGGAGGAATCAATGTTAATGCCAAGTCTTATGCTGGGTACACCCCTCTTCACATAGCTGCCATTCACAGCCACGAGAGGGTTTTAACCCTGCTGGTGTGTCAATACGGTGCCAACACTAATGTAAGGGATAACAGTGGTAAAAAACCTTACCATTATTTGAGTCaagatgtgtcatttgaaatgAGAAAGATGCTCGGAGATCCTCTAATCCTGCGGCAGGATACTCACTGTCATTTGGGGGGTGGTCCAAACCTTCAAGACTTTCCTAAAGGATTTAACACTTTGAGCAAACTGTTTGTTGTGGgacataaaaagaa
- the atp7a gene encoding copper-transporting ATPase 1: MALNLCRVSLGVEGMTCGSCVQSIEGRIGGLPGVIHIQVSLELNNATVIYDQNCHTPESLAEAIDDMGFESSLTDTAPMAVPTETKVFTKAGCTIDSVQQALSKLAQMKGAVVTEMSADNNSLAVTFIPSLVDVEQLREAMSCLVPDGIRSPAAGLLEGSPSSSNCRVEQVKMRIEGMVCLSCTTTIEGKIGKLKGVEKIKVSLDSQEATVFYLPYIIKVEEIVDQIEVTGFKAIVRSKPRQLKLSASEVERLRNAPKETVSSTEEKLSELITDSTITTLLQVTGMHCNSCVVNIQDNISKLAGVSSVVVSLENRQASIQHNPKQVSTAELQKSIESLPPGKFKVQFVTPQNILPSPEPSFLQPLVSVAEVHIEGMTCGSCVQSIEGVLSQKKGVRSARVSLANHQGTFEYDPLVTTPEELRAAIEDMGFDASLPETNSLVPSVVKSPAQSALSVRSTSISPVWSAAKENEVDSDAEASTNNIAKCFIQVGGMTCASCVANIERNLKNEQGIHSVLVALMASKAEVRYSPSITDPPSIAECIRELGFTATVMEDYDGSDGVLELVVRGMTCASCVHKIESNLMKQKGVVYASVALATNKAHIKYDPEVTGPRDVIRWIENMGFEAYLVKKDRTGSHLDHSQEIHQWRRSFLISLFFCVPVMGMMTYMIIVDHKIETSHEHNATAEDREKYHSSMFLERQLLPGLSIMNLISFLFCVPVQFIGGRYFYVQAYKALKHRTANMDVLIVLATTIAFTYSVVILLVAMIEKAKVNPITFFDTPPMLFVFISLGRWLEQIAKSKTSEALSKLMSLQATEATIVTLNADMSLLSEEQVDVELVQRGDVVKVVPGGKFPVDGRVIEGHSMADESLITGEAMPVTKKVGCTVIAGSINQNGSLLIKATHVGMDTTLSQIVKLVEEAQTSKAPIQQYADKISGYFVPFIVVISFITLIAWILIGFVDFPLVEKYFPGYDKSISETEAVIRFAFQASITVLCIACPCSLGLATPTAVMVGTGVGAQNGILIKGGEPLEMAHKIQTVVFDKTGTITYGAPKVVQVKMLAEGNRIPRSKLLAIMGTAENNSEHPLGAAITKYCKQELGTDSLGTCTDFQAVPGCGIRCLICNTENLLRREDSDSETNLQDALLIQISDTRNHTDEHPLIVDPQPLTVVQSASYTVLIGNREWMKRNALQVQEDVDEAMMEHEKRGRTAVLVAVDGELCAMVAIADTVKPEAELAVHTLTAMGIEVVLMTGDNSKTARAIAAQVGIRKVFAEVLPSHKVAKVEQLQLAGKRVAMVGDGVNDSPALAMADVGIAIGTGTDVAIEAADVVLIRNDLLDVVGSIDLSKKTVKRIRINFVFALIYNLVGIPIAAGVFMPVGLVLQPWMGSAAMAASSVSVVVSSLMLKCYTKPSAEELERRMGQAKRQGSLSDVSVHIGMGELRRPSPELSLLDRLVNYSRASINSLRSDKHSLNSMVFSEPAKHSLLVGDDHEMV; encoded by the exons ATGGCACTGAATTTATGTCGTGTTAGTCTGGGGGTTGAGGGTATGACCTGTGGCTCTTGTGTCCAGTCCATTGAGGGACGAATCGGGGGTCTGCCAGGTGTCATTCATATACAG GTTTCCTTGGAGCTGAACAATGCAACTGTCATATATGATCAAAATTGCCACACTCCAGAATCCTTAGCTGAGGCCATTGATGATATGGGCTTTGAGTCCAGTCTGACAGACACCGCACCAATGGCAGTTCCAACAGAAACCAAGGTCTTCACTAAGGCTGGTTGCACCATAGACTCTGTCCAGCAGGCTCTGAGCAAACTAGCCCAGATGAAAGGGGCGGTTGTGACTGAGATGAGTGCTGATAACAACAGCCTGGCTGTCACGTTTATCCCATCTTTGGTCGATGTGGAACAGCTAAGGGAGGCGATGAGCTGTCTGGTTCCTGATGGGATTCGCAGCCCAGCGGCCGGTTTACTGGAAGGGTCTCCCTCAAGCAGCAACTGTAGGGTGGAACAAGTCAAAATGCGCATTGAGGGAATGGTCTGTCTGTCCTGCACCACTACCATTGAGGGCAAGATTGGGAAGTTGAAAGGGGTCGAGAAGATTAAAG TCTCTCTAGACTCCCAAGAAGCCACAGTTTTTTACCTGCCTTACATCATAAAAGTGGAGGAGATTGTGGACCAGATTGAAGTGACTGGTTTTAAGGCCATTGTTAGGTCAAAACCTCGTCAATTAAAGCTTTCTGCCAGCGAAGTGGAGCGCTTGCGCAATGCTCCCAAAGAGACCGTCTCCTCGACGGAGGAGAAGCTTTCAGAGCTGATCACGGACTCCACTATCACTACACTGCTTCAGGTTACAGGAATGCACTGCAACTCTTGCGTAGTAAATATTCAGGACAATATATCTAAGCTGGCAGGAGTGAGTTCGGTGGTTGTGTCCTTGGAGAACAGACAAGCTTCGATTCAACACAACCCAAAACAAGTTTCAACAGCAGAACTACAGAAGTCCATTGAGTCTCTGCCTCCAGGAAAATTTAAGGTTCAGTTTGTCACTCCACAGAACATTTTACCGTCTCCAGAGCCAAGCTTCCTCCAGCCGCTGGTGTCGGTGGCAGAGGTTCACATTGAGGGTATGACCTGTGGATCTTGCGTTCAGTCCATCGAGGGTGTGTTGTCGCAGAAGAAAGGAGTCAGATCAGCCCGAGTGTCATTGGCCAATCATCAGGGAACCTTTGAGTATGACCCTTTGGTGACTACACCCGAGGAACTGAGGGCCGCCATTGAGGACATGGGCTTTGATGCTTCTCTGCCTG AGACGAATTCATTGGTGCCTTCAGTGGTCAAAAGCCCAGCGCAGTCAGCTCTGTCTGTCCGCAGTACGTCCATATCTCCAGTCTGGTCAGCTGCGAAAGAGAACGAAGTGGACAGTGATGCTGAGGCTTCAACAAACAACATtgctaaatgttttattcaggTCGGAGGGATGACTTGTGCCTCCTGCGTGGCCAACATTGAGAGGAACCTGAAGAACGAGCAAG GGATTCATTCTGTTTTGGTAGCACTGATGGCCAGTAAAGCTGAGGTTCGGTACAGTCCCTCCATCACTGATCCTCCGAGCATAGCGGAATGTATCAGAGAGCTTGGTTTTACTGCCACAGTCATGGAGGATTACGATGGCTCGGATGGAGTCTTGGAGCTTGTG GTTAGAGGGATGACATGTGCCTCCTGTGTTCACAAAATTGAGTCCAACTTGATGAAACAGAAAGGTGTTGTCTATGCTTCTGTTGCCCTGGCAACTAATAAAGCACACATCAAGTATGACCCAGAGGTGACCGGGCCCCGAGATGTAATCCGATGGATTGAG AATATGGGATTCGAGGCCTATCTGGTGAAGAAAGATCGCACAGGAAGTCACTTGGATCACAGTCAAGAGATTCATCA GTGGAGAAGGTCGTTCCTCATCAGTTTGTTTTTCTGCGTGCCTGTTATGGGCATGATGACGTACATGATTATAGTCGATCACAAGATCGAAACGTCCCATGAACACAACGCCACAGCAGAGGACAGAGAAAAGTACCACTCCTCAATGTTCCTGGAGAGACAGCTTTTGCCGGGCCTCTCCATCATGAATCTGATCTCCTTCCTTTTCTGTGTCCCTGTACAG TTTATTGGTGGACGTTACTTCTATGTTCAAGCCTACAAGGCTCTCAAGCACCGGACTGCCAATATGGATGTGCTTATAGTACTGGCCACCACCATAGCCTTCACGTACTCAGTAGTGATTCTTCTGGTTGCCATGATAGAGAAGGCAAAAGTAAATCCCATCACCTTCTTCGACACGCCGCCTATGCTGTTTGTGTTCATCTCGCTGGGCAGATGGCTGGAGCAAATTGCCAAG AGTAAGACCTCGGAGGCTCTGTCTAAGCTGATGTCTTTACAAGCAACAGAGGCCACAATTGTTACCCTGAATGCTGATATGTCTCTGTTAAG TGAGGAGCAGGTGGATGTGGAGCTGGTACAGAGGGGAGATGTTGTGAAGGTTGTGCCTGGAGGGAAATTTCCAGTAGATGGTCGAGTTATTGAAGGGCACTCCATGGCAGACGAGTCTCTCATTACGG GTGAAGCCATGCCTGTGACGAAGAAGGTGGGTTGCACGGTCATCGCAGGCTCTATAAATCAGAATGGCTCTCTGCTGATCAAAGCCACTCATGTTGGCATGGACACCACCCTCTCTCAGATCGTCAAACTCGTAGAGGAAGCTCAGACCTCAAAG GCTCCCATTCAGCAATATGCAGATAAGATCAGCGGCTACTTTGTTCCCTTCATTGTCGTAATCTCCTTCATCACTCTGATAGCCTGGATCCTGATCGGCTTTGTCGACTTTCCACTGGTGGAGAAATATTTCCCT GGTTATGATAAAAGCATATCTGAGACCGAGGCAGTGATCCGCTTCGCCTTCCAGGCCTCAATCACCGTGCTGTGTATCGCCTGCCCTTGCTCACTGGGTCTCGCCACCCCGACAGCGGTGATGGTGGGAACTGGAGTGGGGGCCCAGAATGGAATTCTTATCAAGGGTGGAGAACCATTAGAAATGGCACACAAG ATCCAGACGGTGGTCTTCGATAAAACTGGCACCATCACGTATGGAGCACCCAAAGTGGTCCAGGTGAAGATGCTGGCGGAGGGGAATCGGATCCCACGCTCGAAATTGCTGGCGATCATGGGCACAGCGGAGAATAACAGCGAACATCCGTTGGGGGCTGCGATTACCAAATACTGCAAACAg GAGTTGGGCACAGACTCTCTTGGCACCTGTACAGATTTTCAAGCGGTGCCAGGTTGTGGGATCAGGTGTTTGATCTGTAACACAGAGAACTTGCTCAGGAGAGAAGACAGTGACAGTGAGACGAACCTGCAGGATGCTCTGTTGATCCAGATCAGCGATACAAGAAACCACACCGATGAACACCCGCTCATCGTGGACCCACAGCCACTCA CTGTTGTCCAGTCGGCCTCATACACGGTGCTGATAGGGAACAGAGAGTGGATGAAGAGAAACGCGCTTCAGGTGCAAGAAGATGTAGATGAAGCCATGATGGAACATGAAAAAAGAGGACGCACCGCTGTACTGGTAGCTGTGGACG gtgaGCTTTGTGCGATGGTGGCTATAGCGGATACAGTGAAGCCTGAAGCTGAGTTGGCCGTGCACACTCTGACAGCGATGGGGATAGAAGTTGTATTAATGACCGGGGACAACAGCAAAACAGCCAGAGCCATCGCTGCTCAG GTGGGTATCAGGAAGGTGTTTGCTGAAGTCTTGCCATCACACAAGGTGGCGAAGGTGGAGCAACTCCAGCTAGCAGGAAAGCGTGTGGCCATGGTGGGCGACGGAGTGAACGACTCTCCTGCGTTGGCTATGGCAGATGTCGGCATCGCCATTGGCACAGGCACTGATGTAGCTATCGAGGCTGCTGATGTGGTGCTTATTAGG AACGATCTTCTTGATGTTGTTGGGAGTATTGATCTTTCCAAGAAAACAGTAAAGAGAATCAGAATCAACTTTGTATTTGCACTAATCTATAATCTTGTGGGAATTCCCATCGCTGCAG GTGTGTTTATGCCTGTTGGGTTGGTACTGCAACCATGGATGGGATCTGCTGCTATGGCTGCTTCCTCAGTCTCTGTGGTGGTCTCCTCCCTCATGCTAAAATG TTACACTAAACCCAGCGCTGAGGAACTGGAAAGGCGAATGGGTCAGGCGAAACGACAAGGCAGCCTTTCAGATGTCAGCGTTCATATCGGCATGGGAGAGCTGCGTCGCCCTTCGCCCGAACTCAGCCTGCTCGACCGTTTGGTCAACTACAGCAGAGCCTCCATCAACTCTCTGCGCTCAGACAAACACTCTCTCAACAGCATGGTCTTCAGTGAACCGGCCAAGCACTCTCTGTTGGTGGGGGATGATCATGAGATGGTATAG
- the fbxl3l gene encoding LOW QUALITY PROTEIN: F-box/LRR-repeat protein 3 (The sequence of the model RefSeq protein was modified relative to this genomic sequence to represent the inferred CDS: inserted 1 base in 1 codon; deleted 3 bases in 2 codons; substituted 2 bases at 2 genomic stop codons), translating to MPFDESHFVSALTVFFLNSKSLSSLKIXTPIDDPSLKVLVANNSDTLKLLKMSSCHMSHAGILCVADQCQGLRELALNNHLLSAEHLLALSSEKHVHLEHLRIDMVSENPGETQFHTIKKNRXDAIIRHCNQVNVVIYFFLYAAEFEPYLCEEMLVTTGRSAKHVGRIRHNLLHSWNWWYTNGLDPLDEELTHIAEXCESLTVIGLGECGITCSGFMEFVKMCGGRLSQLSIMEEVLILDNTLNIEQTHSEVSKHLGHIWFPDMVPTW from the exons ATGCCTTTTGATGAG TCGCACTTTGTGTCAGCGCTGACAGTGTTTTTCTTGAATTCAAAGTCGCTGTCCTCTTTAAAAA ACACACCCATCGATGACCCTTCCTTAAAGGTGCTGGTGGCCAACAACAGTGACACCCTCAAGCTTCTGAAGATGAGCAGCTGTCATATGagtcatg CAGGCATCCTCTGTGTTGCTGACCAATGCCAGGGCCTGCGGGAATTGGCTCTTAACAACCACCTGCTGAGCGCTGAGCATCTTCTGGCCCTGTCCTCTGAGAAGCACGTTCATCTGGAGCACCTGCGAATCGACATGGTGAGTGAGAACCCAGGCGAA ACCCAGTTCCACACCATCAAGAAGAACCGCTGAGACGCCATCATCCGCCAC TGCAATCAGGTCAACGTTGTCATATACTTTTTCCTTTACGCGGCAGAGTTTGAGCCCTACCTTTGCGAGGAGATGCTCGTCACCACCGGGCGGTCAGCAAAACATGTCGGCCGCATCAGGCATAACTTACTGCATTCCTGGAACTGGTGGTATACCAACGGGCTGGATCCGCTGGACGAAGAGCTGACCCATATCGCAGAATGATGCGAGAGCCTCACTGTCATTGGTCTGGGCGAGTGTGGGATCACTTGCAGTGGATTCATGGAGTTTGTAAAGATGTGTGGCGGTCGTCTGAGCCAGCTGTCCATCATGGAGGAAGTGCTTATTCTTGACAACACATTGAACATTGAGCAAACCCACAGCGAGGTCTCCAAACATCTGGGCCACATTTGGTTCCCAGATATGGTGCCCACATGGTAG